From a region of the Besnoitia besnoiti strain Bb-Ger1 chromosome I, whole genome shotgun sequence genome:
- a CDS encoding histone lysine acetyltransferase HAT1 (encoded by transcript BESB_011080): MPRIDSSASSASPSPSAAGAARPPPLSPAFAAAAGEGASPTFSSAALPSLNALQVVRFHPVERESDLRDPPEALAFSPLFCHHFFKDNECISGYDELAIDIFFSPDTFDTFIRVRGVISPRARDPAAIHSNLLRDLFESVTFPGGLATSEKDFLESVRRNRAHFVAPGRVVAEKALGPSPAAAGEGGADDAGEEDVVKMQLRECSFDVEEDDPFLLLHRRVEWFLHWFIESASAIHTDSQWRVILPYIVREKRRAGSHADSQRAPDASVAETRQIQTEKKPGKKPEGQEPRDDDEVEKARKEGERLGLTQKAAEKCEEVSRRFAEQWRAGNGRAEGAQQASEEPQKTGDGGRKRPPEPAPETEPGAKKLKASQASLMSQARLFVGDVEKAREESGFSVLPVFAVYSHASAESQTKRERQEESRENSENGERRGAPHAQASSPRGAERKTGKSLGAAAEAGSDARGEPEAAKQELSPSAKGQKREQAGKERTEIPADARVTYHLAGIATTYTFYAVTGFRRRISQFMVFPHMQRQGVGMAVLEHVYCDAILDPYVIEFTVEDPASSFSQLRDVASLKLLIDLGALPRSLLYPPAAVSSAEEAPEEEEKRRMMCASQRLVMLTKETTKQATRMSEILQLGQQLPHPLPPPPVESEDLEHRRDWRLAAPQDAQAASASAVRDGEGEADNGEKGADAVARRSAAPSGPRKAAAHVGGGAAVSAGDGEGCKEVRLKVKRRLKRENIHWLVDIPFAQQKAELHQLWNQLYVKYYRTLSKLRKMFPLPPTTTEGSR; encoded by the exons ATGCCGCGCATCGactcttcggcgtcttctgcctcgccctccccctccgctgcgggcgcggcgcgaccgccgccgctgtctccggcgttcgcggcggccgcaggcgagggggcgtcgccgacattttcttccgcggcaCTGCCGTCGCTGAACGCGCTGCAGGTTGTTCGCTTCCATCCTGTGGAGCGCGAATCAGACTTGCGCGACccgccagaggcgctcgccttctcacCGCTGTTCTGTCACCACTTTTTCAAGGACAACGAGTGCATTTCGGGCTACGACGAGCTGGCGATTGacatcttcttctcgcccgaCACGTTCGACACGTTcatccgcgtgcgcggcgtgatctccccgcgcgcccgcgaccccGCCGCCATCCACAGCAACCTGCTGCGCGATCTCTTCGAGTCGGTGACCTTccccggcggcctcgcgaccTCTGAGAAAGACTTCCTAGAGAGTGTGCGCAGAAACCGCGCCCACTTCGTGGCCCccggccgcgtcgtcgccgagaAGGCCCTCGGCCCaagccccgcggcggcgggcgagggcggcgcggacgacgcaggcgaggaggacgttGTGAagatgcagctgcgcgagtgcTCCTTCGAcgtggaggaagacgacccctttctgcttctgcaCCGCCGCGTCGAGTGGTTCCTTCACTGGTTCATCGAGAGCGCAAGCGCCATCCACACCGATAGTCAGTGGCGGGTTATCCTGCCCTACATCGTCCGCGAaaagcggcgcgcaggcagccacGCAGACTCGCAGAGGGCTCCGGACGCGTCAGTCGCCGAGACAAGGCAAATacagacagaaaaaaagccTGGAAAGAAGCCAGAGGGGCAGGAAccgcgagacgacgacgaggtgGAGAAGGCCCGCAAAGAAGGGGAACGCCTCGGCCTGACTCAGAAAGCTGC GGAGAAGTGCGAAGAggtctcgcggcgcttcgcggagCAGTGGCGAGCGGGAAACGgtcgcgcggagggcgcgcagcaggcgagcgaggagccgcagaagacggGGGACGGAGGCCGCAAGCGCCCGCCCGAGCCTGCCCCCGAGACCGAGCCGGGGGCTAAGAAGCTCAAAGCGAGTCAGGCGTCGCTCATGAGCCAGGCGCGCCTGTTTGTTGGGGACGTGGAGAAAGCCCGGGAGGAGAGCGGCTTCAGCGTGCTGCCCGTGTTCGCCGTATACAGCCATGCCAGCGCGGAGAGCCAGACAAAGCGCGAGCGCCAAGAAGAGAGTCGTGAAAACAGCGAAAACGGCGAACGCAGGGGCGCCCCCCACGCCCAGGCGAGCAGCCCACGAGGTGCCGAGCGGAAGACAGGCAAaagcctcggcgccgctgcagaggcaggaagcgacgcgcgaggcgagccggaggccgcgaaacaggagctctcgccgtcggcgaagGGACAAAAACGGGAACAGGCTGGAAAGGAGAGAACAGAGATccccgcagacgcacgcgtCACCTACCACCTCGCGGGCATCGCGACGACCTACACTTTCTACGCCGTGACCGGCTTCAGACGAAGAATCAGTCAGTTCATGGTCTTCCCGCACATGCAGCGCCAAG GCGTGGGAATGGCGGTCCTCGAGCACGTCTACTGCGACGCCATCCTCGATCCCTACGTCATCGAG TTCACCGTCGAGGACCCtgcgtcctccttctcgcagTTGCGCGACGTCGCGTCGCTCAAGCTGCTCATTGATCTCGGCGCCCTCCCGCGGTCGCTTCTGTACCCTCCAGctgccgtctcctctgcggaagaagctcctgaggaagaggagaagcgcaGGATGATGTGTGCTTCGCAGCGCCTGGTGATGCTCACCAAGGAAACCACGAAACAAGCCACGCG CATGTCGGAAATTCTTCAACTcgggcagcagctgccgcacccgcttccgccgccgcctgtcgAGTCTGAAGACCTTGAGCACCGGCGCGATTGGCGGCTGGCGGCCCCACAAGATGCGCAggccgcttccgcgtcggcggtgcgcgacggcgaaggcgaggccgacAACGGCGAGAAAGGGGcggacgcggtcgcgcgccggTCAGCCGCACCCTCGGGTCCCCGaaaagccgcggcgcacgtTGGCGGGGGGGCTGCCGtgagcgcgggcgacggcgaaggctgcAAGGAAGTCCGCCTGAAAGTCAAGCGGAGACTGAAGCGGGAAAACATCCACTGGCTGGTCGATATTCCCTTTGCACAGCAAAAGGCGGAGCTGCATCAGCTGTGGAATCAGCTTTACGTCAAGTACTACAg AACGCTTTCCAAGTTGAGGAAAATgttcccgctgccgccgacgacCACTGAAGGCTCTAGATAA
- a CDS encoding hypothetical protein (encoded by transcript BESB_011090), whose product MRMTTQLPAAPPASEAAAATHKEASKLRARDRQDLQGEEGREEAEITPDETQTHADEGGGREGVRRAFREEPPGESYGGMTSDEDAEEDCFFGTSFYVLPPSLHASYLCRDLDCMSFARGGRRGEGARRAPPAQKEAATEAPQRPTARVPQKMCSHSSAKAHHKCADALASVDSDIAEAAASVASFAALLQSAPASLGGDSQVRDSYASSSANGVAHSASSVSPAFASPPSPSWAATAPAEASAPFAPRASVSPLVSSSAAAAEEFLSACGRASGCSAFSPSPNSHYLLSDAPLGQLRTREERQRMVAHLLRPSLPSERGRGTRKRYRQPYEKDGLLRVVLNGCIQKRIALVLVQGGAVEGCFVRCIDRRQFARRAALPPSFVRRRLGSGSLDAGSESTYTGDSAEPADGRDSASGRACAARSAESRRDGAQAGRRGTRGLEAASVSRWRRRRAVARIILEDAVLYPRAHPAFAAAARNSAASSESQSRDRGGPSDGEMAFLTRSASPSDGRTTRGGPREQRSFPARGDGAARQAAGFERFVAVCVKPGAIAFMFGTERDSVRGLESRAKKKYVDAVKNKVFDRALRLGRPRW is encoded by the coding sequence ATGCGGATGACGACGCAGCtccccgctgcgcctcccgcctctgaggccgcggccgcaacTCACAAAGAGGCGTCCAAGCTCAGAGCGCGAGACCGACAGGATTTacaaggcgaggaaggccgtGAGGAAGCAGAGATAACTCCGGACGAAACTCAAACACACGCTGATGAAGGAGGTGGCCGTGAAGGGGTCCGACGGGCTTTCAGGGAGGAACCCCCAGGGGAAAGCTATGGGGGGATGACGAGCGACGAGGATGCAGAGGAGGACTGCTTCTTCGGAACGAGCTTTTATgtccttcctccctctctgcatgcgtcgtATCTCTGCCGGGACTTGGACTGCATGTCAtttgcgcgcggcggaaggaggggcgaaggcgcgcggcgagccccgCCCGCCCAGAAGgaagcggcgacggaggcacCGCAGAGGCCGACTGCCCGCGTACCACAGAAAATGTGCTCGCACTCGTCAGCAAAAGCTCATCACAAGTGTGCAGATGCGCTCGCGAGCGTGGACAGCGATAttgcagaggctgcagcctcgGTTGCGAGCTTTGCTGCACTTCTTCAGTCCGCTCCCGCCTCGCTGGGCGGTGACTCCCAGGTTCGCGACTCCTacgcttcctcgtctgccaATGGCGTGGCGCAttccgcttcctccgtctcgcctgcctttGCTTCTCCACCTTCTCCTTCGTGGGCTGCGACGgccccggcggaggcgagtgcGCCTTTTGCAcctcgcgcgtctgtttCCCCCCTGgtgtcgtcgtctgcggccgctgctgagGAGTTTCTCAGCGCGTGTGGCCGCGCGTCCGGTTGCTCTGccttttcgccttcgcccaATTCCCATTATCTCTTGTCGGATGCTCCTCTGGGCCAGCTCCGCActcgcgaggagagacaacGCATGGTGGCGCATCTGCTTCGTCCCTCACTGCCTTctgagagaggccgcggcacgcGGAAGAGGTATCGCCAGCCTTACGAGAAGGAcggccttctccgcgtggTTTTGAACGGCTGCATCCAGAAGCGAATTGCCCTAGTTCTGGTTCAGGGGGGCGCCGTCGAGGGCTGTTTCGTGCGCTGCATCGACCGACGGCAGTTCGCCCGTCGCGCGGCCCTGCCTCCGTCTTttgtgcgccggcggctgggGAGCGGGAGCCTCGATGCGGGCTCCGAGTCTACGTACACTGGGGACTCAGCCGAACCCGCGGATgggcgcgacagcgcctcGGGACGGGCCTGTGCGGCTCGCTCTGCCGAgtcgaggcgcgacggcgcacagGCAGGACGCCGAGGGACTAGGGGCCTTGAGGCGGCCTCCGTTTCTcggtggcggcgacgccgcgctgtcgcgcgcatCATTCTAGAGGACGCAGTGCTCTACCCGCGCGCGCAcccggccttcgccgccgcggctcgcaaCTCGGCTGCGTCCAGCGAGTCTCAGAGTAGAGACAGAGGGGGGCCGTCTGACGGAGAGATGGCCTTCCTTACCCGCTCCGCCAGCCCGAGCGACGGGCGGACGACCCGCGGAGGGCCGAGGGAGCAGCGGAGCTttccggcgcgcggcgacggcgccgcgaggcaggcagcgggTTTTGAGCGCTTCGTTGCGGTGTGCGTCAAGCCGGGAGCGATTGCATTCATGTTTGGCACCGAACGCGACAGCGTGCGCGGACTAGAGtcgcgagcgaagaagaaataCGTCGACGCAGTCAAAAACAAAGTGTTTGACCGCGCTCTTAGGCTGGGGCGCCCGCGGTGGTAG
- a CDS encoding histone arginine methyltransferase PRMT2 (encoded by transcript BESB_011100) — protein MGSDTGLGLSGPSAVLSASRGVLPAGSSRPASGRLTRAECVAQSTESGSGVSPSVGASSSVSSLSPASSSSTASSSSASPASQFSSSQASACRALVSRSPAEASCCSSSSTGRSPRASPSPSSASPSSSCCAYYASYGDPSVHSYMLRDRPRTSAYHGAVAANRCFLKDSVVMDVGAGSGILSLFAARDGGARRVYALEPSDAFYLLQEIVEANNLQHVILPVHATAEELIEAARARRRRPRMQGGSAERIFPVDREREGPATARGGAQSGPAATGGSREEEDEETEEDSSQAAERGDAGEGDLLEALALREGVSAFLDEQEEALGTAGGASVTGEGGGTAEATCRFVDAIISEWMGFYLLHEGMLDSVLKARDFFLKPKGQMFPTRARLWLSLADCSEYWGTRLQCFSSFHGFNFAPLRVRLQAQLQDSRQPLLLHLKSAQCACTRPALVFDWDLRTIPLPALQYVSVEVPLTALRQAPVHAFALWFDCSFPAGAAEKRQSTEDEVATAPCGDCVEVMKKATRDAGAARESEGEKEREADGEEALATAQVAAEGGRKAMEATPGLRLTCLVNLRKAHERARAYEVEVEVLDAEVDDEPNAPEETAPEEAEATGDAL, from the exons ATGGGAAGCGACACCGGCCTGGGGCTCTCAGgcccctccgccgtcttATCCGCCTCCCGCGGGGTCTTGCCGGCTGGCTCCTCGCGCCCGGCTTCAGGACGCTTGACTCGCGCGGAGTGCGTGGCGCAGAGTacagagagcggcagcggcgtctcgccAAGTGttggcgcttcttcttctgtctcttctctctctcctgcctcctcttcttctaccgcttcctcttcttccgcttctcccgcgtcgcagttttcttcctcgcaggcctccgcgtgcCGCGCGTTGGTGTCTCGCTCTCCGGCTGAGGCCTCCTGctgctcttcgtcttcgacGGGGCGTTCTCCGagggcgtctccgtcgccctcttcggcctcgccctcttcgtcctgcTGCGCGTACTACGCGAGCTACGGGGATCCCTCGGTGCACAGCTACATGCTTCGCGACCGCCCGCGGACGTCGGCCTACCACGGCGCAGTGGCGGCGAACCGCTGCTTCCTGAAGGATTCCGTGGTGATGGACGtaggcgcgggcagcggcattctctccctctttgcggcgcgcgacggcggggcgaggcgcgtctACGCACTCGAACCGAGCGACGCATTCTATCTTCTGCAAGAGATCGTCGAAGCCAACAACCTGCAGCACGTGATTCTCCCGGTGCATGCGACTGCCGAGGAGTTgatcgaggccgcgcgcgcacgcagacgccgcccgcgcatgcagggcggcagcgccgagcgAATCTTTCCCGTGGatcgagagcgagaggggcCCGCaaccgcgcgaggcggcgcgcagtcGGGCCCAGCCGCCACAGGCGGCtccagagaggaagaagacgaagagacggaggaagaCTCAAGCcaggccgccgagcgcggagacgcgggcgagggcgacctcctcgaggcgctcgctctgcgcgaaGGGGTGAGCGCCTTTCTGGATGaacaggaggaggcgcttggCACCGCCGGCGGTGCCTCCGTCAcaggggagggcggcgggacggcggaggcgacttGCCGGTTTGTAGATGCGATCATATCCGAGTGGATGGGCTTCTACCTGCTCCACGAGGGCATGCTCGACTCGGTGTTGAAGGCGCGGGACTTCTTCCTCAAGCCCAAGGGGCAGATGTTccccacgcgcgcgcggctgtggCTGTCGCTGGCTGACTGCTCGGAGTACTGGGGGACGCGTCTGCAGTGCTTCTCGAGTTTCCACGGCTTCAACTTCGCGCCGttgcgcgtgcgcctccaggcgcagctgcaagacagccgccagccgctgctgctgcacctGAAGTCTGCGCAGTGCGCCTGCACGCGCCCTGCGCTCGTCTTCGACTGGGATCTCCGCACGATTCCGCTGCCGGCGTTGCAGTACGTCTCTGTCGAGGTGCCACTAActgcgctgcgccaggcCCCCGTCcacgccttcgccctctggTTCGACTGCTCCTtccccgcgggcgcagcggagaagaggcagagcaCAGAGGACGAGGTCGCCACCGCCCCGTGCGGCGACTGCGTGGAGGTcatgaagaaggcgacgcgcgacgcgggcgcggcgcgagagagcgaaggtgagaaagagagagaggcagacggcgaggaggcgctcgcgacggcgcaggtcgcggccgagggggggaggaag GCGATGGAGGCGACGCCCGGTCTGCGGCTCACGTGTCTGGTGAACCTGAGGAAGGCCCatgagcgcgcgcgcgcgtacGAGGTGGAAGTCGAAGTCCTCGACGCGGAGGTGGACGACGAGCCCAACGCGCCCGAAGAGACCgcgccagaggaggcggaggcgaccggcgacgcgctgtgA